In one Rhodococcus sp. B50 genomic region, the following are encoded:
- a CDS encoding VOC family protein, with the protein MNQPIARLRRLRSVELRTHAAAESTDFYSQVWGLRVVEQGREGAWLRGTGDQHHALQLTQADRNGLGRISFAVSTPAEVDEAARRVTAWDIPVVFGPAPLDDVGGGYGLRIVDPEGRILELVADTLAVPALGREDAVPVGVTHVVLNTVDIDAAVRFYCDVLGMRVSDWSEHQMAFLRCNSDHHSIAFNQAQWASVNHVAYEMPTVDHFMRGIGRLRHHGQLPLWGPGKHGPGDNTFSYFADPAGLVCEYTSGIAQVDEDRWLCRVWRRVPELSDLWGTAGPPSRQVREHMAGIPDPGAFERYDLGQAS; encoded by the coding sequence ATGAACCAACCGATCGCCCGACTGCGGCGCCTACGCTCCGTCGAGCTGCGCACGCACGCCGCCGCCGAATCCACCGATTTCTACTCCCAGGTCTGGGGCCTGCGCGTCGTCGAACAGGGCCGCGAGGGGGCCTGGCTGCGCGGCACCGGCGACCAGCACCACGCCCTACAGCTCACCCAGGCCGACCGGAACGGACTGGGCCGCATCAGCTTCGCGGTTTCCACGCCCGCCGAGGTCGACGAAGCCGCCCGGCGCGTCACCGCCTGGGACATCCCCGTCGTCTTCGGCCCCGCGCCCTTGGACGACGTCGGTGGGGGATACGGACTGCGCATCGTCGATCCCGAGGGACGCATACTCGAGCTCGTCGCCGACACCCTCGCCGTTCCCGCCCTCGGTCGCGAGGACGCCGTCCCGGTCGGTGTCACCCACGTGGTGCTCAACACCGTCGACATCGACGCCGCCGTCCGCTTCTACTGCGACGTCCTCGGCATGCGCGTCTCCGACTGGTCCGAACACCAGATGGCGTTCCTGCGCTGCAACTCCGATCACCACAGCATCGCCTTCAACCAGGCGCAGTGGGCGTCGGTCAACCACGTCGCCTACGAGATGCCCACCGTGGATCACTTCATGCGCGGCATCGGCCGGCTGCGCCACCACGGGCAACTGCCCCTGTGGGGACCGGGCAAGCACGGGCCCGGCGACAACACCTTCTCCTATTTCGCCGACCCCGCCGGTCTGGTGTGCGAGTACACCTCCGGCATCGCACAGGTCGACGAGGACCGCTGGCTGTGCCGGGTGTGGCGCCGCGTCCCGGAACTGTCCGACCTCTGGGGCACCGCCGGACCACCCTCGCGTCAGGTGCGTGAGCACATGGCCGGCATCCCCGACCCCGGTGCCTTCGAACGCTACGACCTCGGGCAGGCATCATGA